One segment of Vagococcus martis DNA contains the following:
- a CDS encoding nucleoside 2-deoxyribosyltransferase, whose translation MTNIYFASPLFSTMEKHYNEWLVKQIRESYKEVSLYLPQEQMEINDKNSYADSKMIATYDTNALLNSDLMIAVLDGQSIDVGVATEIGVAYQAGIPIIGLFTDSRQQGADNQQKITALQDVAESQFPYVNLYTIGLIKLNGVVVNSEEVLLKTIATYI comes from the coding sequence ATGACAAATATATACTTTGCTAGTCCCTTATTCTCAACAATGGAAAAACATTACAACGAGTGGCTTGTAAAACAAATCAGAGAATCTTACAAAGAGGTCTCTTTGTATTTACCTCAAGAACAAATGGAGATAAATGATAAAAATAGTTATGCAGATTCAAAAATGATTGCAACTTATGATACAAATGCTCTATTAAATAGCGATTTAATGATTGCTGTTCTTGATGGTCAAAGCATAGATGTTGGTGTAGCAACAGAAATCGGCGTGGCTTATCAAGCTGGCATCCCAATAATCGGTTTGTTCACAGACAGTAGACAACAAGGTGCTGATAATCAGCAAAAAATAACAGCATTGCAAGATGTAGCAGAGTCTCAATTCCCTTATGTTAACCTTTACACGATTGGGTTAATTAAATTAAATGGCGTCGTGGTTAATTCTGAAGAAGTGTTATTAAAAACTATCGCCACATACATCTAA
- a CDS encoding ABC transporter ATP-binding protein, which produces MSVFSYAKKYKKQLILGPAFKLMEAIFELTLPLFMAYLIDSGIREQNISVVYAATLYMLALSILGLLCVLVCQYYAAVASQGFGTELRLAIVKKITQFSHTEIDEFGPDTFLTRTINDVNQLQLALAMLIRLVIRAPFLSIGSIVMAFTINTSMGFIFLLTVPIFSFILYILMSKTVPKYQQVLSSIDELNTVTSEQLTGVKVIRAFANEKKMEDKSAKVSEKLANRYIDMTKLSALMSPLTLFMTNMIIALILWVGDINVSVGQLQTGDIVALINYMLQLLAALIVVANLVTIFVRAFSAKKRVEEILNTTPKVQTQPLDKVLPLESENTLSFQDVSFHYPSSSQDVLRKIQFDLKKGTQLGIVGPTGSGKTTLIELIQKFYLPTDGTILLDNMNLLDLTTGEVRESIGYVSQKSVIFSGTIESNLKMGFPNATEKDCWRALEWADCLEFVDDLSMPTAENGTNFSGGQRQRLAIARALISQPSIMILDDALSALDYKTDLAIRQTLARLDFIKNSIIVSQRISSVKEADHLLVLNQGEIVAQGTHQNLMKQSKFYQQIVTSQEKEDN; this is translated from the coding sequence TTGTCTGTATTTTCTTATGCTAAAAAATATAAAAAACAATTAATACTTGGTCCTGCTTTTAAATTAATGGAAGCAATCTTCGAATTAACACTCCCTCTATTTATGGCTTATTTAATTGATTCAGGGATTCGAGAACAAAATATATCAGTGGTCTACGCTGCTACTTTATACATGTTAGCTTTGTCTATACTTGGACTTTTATGTGTTCTAGTTTGCCAATATTATGCAGCTGTTGCGTCTCAAGGTTTTGGAACAGAATTACGTTTAGCTATTGTAAAAAAAATCACGCAGTTTTCTCATACTGAAATTGATGAATTTGGACCTGACACATTTTTAACTAGAACCATTAACGACGTCAATCAATTACAACTAGCCTTAGCCATGCTCATCCGTCTAGTTATTCGTGCACCATTCCTTAGTATTGGCTCTATCGTAATGGCTTTTACCATCAATACATCAATGGGATTTATTTTTTTATTAACTGTTCCTATTTTTTCATTTATTCTATACATTTTAATGAGCAAAACCGTACCAAAATACCAACAAGTGTTATCATCCATTGATGAATTAAATACTGTTACTAGCGAACAACTTACCGGTGTCAAAGTTATTCGTGCCTTTGCCAATGAAAAAAAAATGGAGGATAAGTCAGCGAAGGTCAGCGAAAAGTTAGCCAATCGCTACATTGATATGACAAAACTATCTGCTCTTATGTCTCCCCTAACCTTGTTTATGACAAATATGATTATTGCTTTAATCTTATGGGTTGGTGATATTAATGTATCTGTCGGACAACTTCAAACAGGAGATATTGTAGCTTTAATCAACTACATGCTACAACTGCTAGCTGCCTTAATTGTTGTAGCAAATTTAGTGACCATTTTCGTACGAGCTTTTTCAGCTAAAAAACGGGTCGAGGAAATACTTAATACAACACCGAAAGTTCAAACACAACCTCTAGATAAAGTATTACCATTGGAATCAGAAAACACGTTATCTTTTCAAGATGTATCCTTTCATTACCCTAGTTCATCTCAAGACGTGTTAAGAAAGATTCAATTTGATTTAAAAAAAGGGACACAACTTGGGATTGTTGGACCTACTGGAAGTGGTAAGACAACGTTAATTGAATTAATTCAAAAATTTTATCTTCCAACTGACGGGACTATTCTCTTAGATAATATGAATCTACTTGATTTAACCACAGGAGAAGTCAGAGAATCTATCGGTTATGTATCACAAAAAAGTGTCATTTTTTCAGGAACGATTGAGAGTAACTTAAAAATGGGATTCCCAAATGCAACGGAAAAAGATTGTTGGAGAGCACTAGAGTGGGCTGACTGTTTAGAGTTCGTTGATGACTTAAGTATGCCAACTGCTGAAAACGGGACAAATTTTTCAGGAGGCCAAAGACAACGTTTGGCAATTGCCAGAGCGTTGATTTCTCAACCGAGTATTATGATTTTAGATGATGCTCTAAGTGCTTTAGATTATAAAACGGATTTAGCTATTCGACAAACGTTAGCAAGACTTGATTTTATCAAAAATAGCATTATCGTGTCGCAACGCATCTCTTCTGTTAAAGAAGCAGACCATTTACTAGTCTTAAATCAAGGTGAAATCGTCGCTCAAGGAACGCATCAAAACTTGATGAAGCAATCAAAATTTTACCAACAAATTGTGACATCTCAAGAAAAGGAGGATAACTAA
- a CDS encoding ABC transporter ATP-binding protein, with protein sequence MFKQTLSTFSPYLKPFKKAIILNAGLSFLYGLSSVLVTMYIGKAIDSMTLSSKRGLVTQIFLIIVLTCLAASSFYFLQRISQHIAYTSMEEVRKKGYHKLNKLPINYFDTHSHGDTMNRFSTDLDYISEALLALFNQLFPSITIIIVALGIMLSLNVILTGVILLITAGMFLVNVMIAKKGQRYFNAQQQLLGKMSGYINEQFSHLKTIKSYEYEETVIQQFQDMNLELQQTGQQAQFISSLTNPLSRFIDHMGYLLIGLVSGLLIVNISLPLSLGMLSSFIIYSGQFSKPLIELSSITTQLQTAFSSIKRINDLLDEPEEETYVKKLTHPFTPIGNVAFSHVYFSYDPASPLIEDFNLTVKKGQTVAIVGKTGAGKSTLVNLLMNFYPLDKGVITIDSVPITDIPKDELRRSFGMVLQETWLFQGTIWDNLTFGNTQATKQDVVKACEEANIYHFIQQLPHGFDTMIGQSGVLLSEGQKQLFTIARTMISKPPMLILDEATSSIDTLTEQHIQTAFDNMMSGKTSFIIAHRLSTIKKADIILVMDKGKIIETGTHDSLLKNKDGAYSSLYHSQFSH encoded by the coding sequence ATGTTTAAACAAACACTTTCAACTTTCTCTCCTTATCTAAAGCCTTTCAAAAAAGCGATTATCTTAAATGCTGGTTTGAGTTTTCTGTACGGCCTAAGTAGTGTGTTGGTCACCATGTATATTGGTAAAGCGATTGATAGTATGACGCTATCATCTAAGAGGGGGTTAGTAACACAGATTTTTCTCATTATCGTTTTGACTTGTCTAGCGGCGAGTAGTTTTTATTTCTTACAGCGAATCAGCCAGCATATCGCCTATACTTCTATGGAGGAAGTAAGAAAAAAAGGATACCATAAGCTAAATAAATTACCGATAAATTATTTTGATACACATTCACATGGTGACACGATGAACCGATTTAGTACAGATTTAGATTATATTTCAGAAGCTCTACTGGCTTTATTTAATCAACTATTTCCAAGCATAACGATTATCATCGTGGCCCTAGGTATCATGCTATCTTTAAACGTTATATTAACTGGTGTGATTCTCTTGATAACAGCAGGTATGTTTCTAGTTAATGTGATGATAGCAAAAAAAGGACAGCGATATTTCAACGCACAACAACAATTACTAGGAAAAATGTCTGGCTATATCAATGAACAATTTAGCCATTTAAAAACAATTAAGTCATATGAATATGAAGAAACCGTTATTCAACAATTCCAAGACATGAATCTTGAATTGCAACAAACTGGGCAACAAGCACAATTCATTTCTTCTCTGACAAATCCTTTATCTCGTTTTATCGATCACATGGGCTATTTATTAATTGGTTTAGTGAGTGGGCTACTTATTGTTAATATTTCATTACCATTATCTTTAGGAATGTTATCTAGTTTTATTATTTATTCAGGACAGTTTTCAAAACCATTAATTGAACTATCAAGTATCACAACGCAACTCCAAACAGCTTTTTCGAGTATTAAACGTATCAACGACTTACTAGATGAACCAGAAGAAGAAACATACGTCAAAAAACTAACTCATCCTTTCACACCTATTGGAAATGTAGCCTTTTCGCATGTGTACTTCTCATATGATCCAGCATCACCATTAATTGAAGATTTCAATTTAACTGTTAAAAAAGGACAAACAGTGGCGATTGTAGGGAAAACAGGAGCAGGTAAATCGACCTTAGTTAATCTTTTAATGAATTTTTATCCGTTAGATAAAGGCGTTATTACGATTGATTCCGTCCCAATCACTGATATACCAAAAGATGAATTGCGACGCTCATTTGGAATGGTGTTACAAGAAACTTGGTTATTCCAAGGTACTATTTGGGACAATCTAACGTTTGGTAACACACAAGCAACAAAACAAGATGTGGTAAAAGCCTGTGAAGAAGCAAATATCTATCACTTTATTCAACAATTGCCTCATGGATTTGATACGATGATTGGGCAATCAGGTGTTTTATTATCTGAAGGACAAAAACAATTATTTACGATAGCAAGAACGATGATTAGTAAACCTCCTATGCTTATACTAGATGAGGCCACAAGTTCTATTGATACCTTGACAGAACAACATATCCAAACAGCTTTTGATAACATGATGTCAGGAAAAACTAGTTTTATCATCGCTCATCGTCTATCAACAATAAAAAAAGCAGATATTATTCTTGTGATGGATAAAGGAAAAATCATCGAAACAGGAACTCACGACTCCTTATTAAAAAATAAAGATGGTGCTTATTCTAGTCTCTACCATTCCCAATTTAGTCATTAG
- a CDS encoding YjbQ family protein codes for MTVYTDELVLTSNGSRVTYHNITEQIKSIVEDSGIENGVCIVQSPHTTCSVIFEEYVHDKDFNGDEYLQVDLNRILDKIIPRELSENTDYRYPGPEHLEFLMSLNDPNYPSDPGTILNGDAHIRASFFGASESFVLKNKKLQIGTVGYIYFIDFDQNRVRDRKCHIMVMGE; via the coding sequence ATGACAGTATATACTGATGAGTTAGTCTTGACGTCAAATGGAAGTCGTGTTACCTACCATAATATAACTGAACAGATAAAAAGTATTGTAGAGGATTCAGGTATTGAAAATGGGGTATGTATTGTTCAATCACCACATACAACATGTTCAGTTATTTTTGAAGAGTATGTTCATGATAAAGATTTTAATGGAGATGAATATCTACAAGTTGATTTAAATAGAATACTAGATAAAATCATTCCAAGAGAATTGAGTGAAAATACTGATTATCGTTATCCAGGACCTGAACATTTAGAGTTTTTAATGTCATTAAATGATCCGAACTACCCTAGTGATCCTGGTACCATCTTGAATGGTGATGCACATATTCGTGCATCATTCTTTGGGGCAAGTGAAAGTTTCGTTTTAAAAAACAAAAAGTTACAAATAGGGACAGTTGGTTATATCTATTTCATAGATTTTGATCAAAACAGAGTAAGAGATAGAAAATGTCATATAATGGTTATGGGAGAATAA
- a CDS encoding triose-phosphate isomerase — MKKQLRSPFFVVNPKAYLYGEKSLELALEADKLSEKYDVDILFTAQYADCYRISQATKKLIITTQHMDSLVPGRGMGYILPESLVESGVQATFLNHAEHPVKVNELVEIMKRADELGILTIVCADSIAEAKAISILNPDIMICEPTELIGTGQSSSIDYMRQTNDAVRESNPNIKVLQAAGISSPEDVRKALESGADATGGTSGIIGAENPIEMLESMLIELVNYREEK; from the coding sequence ATGAAAAAACAGTTAAGAAGTCCGTTTTTTGTTGTAAATCCTAAAGCATATCTATATGGTGAAAAATCATTAGAGTTAGCATTAGAGGCAGATAAACTATCTGAAAAGTATGATGTAGACATTCTGTTTACAGCACAATATGCTGATTGTTATAGAATAAGTCAAGCAACAAAGAAATTGATTATAACGACTCAGCACATGGATTCTTTAGTACCTGGTAGAGGTATGGGATATATTTTACCAGAATCATTGGTTGAAAGTGGTGTGCAAGCGACTTTTTTAAATCATGCAGAACATCCAGTTAAAGTAAATGAATTAGTAGAAATAATGAAGCGAGCAGATGAATTAGGTATTCTGACGATTGTCTGTGCCGATTCAATTGCTGAAGCAAAAGCTATATCTATTTTAAATCCCGATATTATGATATGTGAACCAACTGAATTAATAGGGACAGGACAATCTAGTAGTATAGATTATATGCGACAAACAAATGATGCGGTTAGAGAAAGTAATCCAAACATAAAGGTATTGCAAGCAGCAGGAATTAGTTCTCCAGAAGATGTTAGAAAGGCTTTAGAGTCTGGAGCAGATGCTACCGGTGGAACTAGTGGTATTATTGGAGCAGAAAATCCAATTGAAATGCTTGAATCCATGCTAATTGAGTTAGTAAATTATAGAGAGGAAAAATAA
- a CDS encoding class II fructose-bisphosphate aldolase, translating to MLVNSKELFRVSQERKFAIPATNFIDLDSARSYVETAEKLKKPLILAFAESHMEMMSLDEAALIGKYLAKKSTMPVVLHLDHGETFSVIEKAIDLGFSSVMIDASKDSLSENIKKTKKVVEIARPKGISVEAEIGHVGSGVNYETSEKTDSIYTELSDAKQFVIETQVDSLAISIGTAHGFYNGEPKINFGRLNEIRENISTPLVLHGGSSSGDYNLERCATGGMSKINIFTDFLTSAMNEIEKCQPTDYIQLKKEANHAMSQTLEHYFDVFHTMEVSI from the coding sequence GTGTTAGTCAATTCTAAAGAATTATTCAGGGTATCTCAAGAAAGAAAATTTGCAATACCAGCAACTAATTTCATTGACTTAGATTCTGCGAGAAGTTATGTAGAAACTGCTGAGAAATTGAAAAAACCATTGATATTAGCTTTTGCCGAATCTCATATGGAGATGATGTCATTAGACGAAGCTGCTTTGATTGGGAAGTACTTGGCAAAAAAAAGCACTATGCCAGTTGTTTTGCATTTAGATCATGGGGAAACATTTTCTGTTATAGAAAAAGCTATTGATTTAGGATTTTCATCAGTAATGATAGATGCTTCTAAAGATAGTCTGTCGGAAAATATCAAAAAAACAAAAAAAGTTGTAGAAATCGCACGACCTAAGGGTATATCAGTGGAAGCAGAAATAGGACATGTCGGATCTGGTGTTAATTATGAAACTTCTGAAAAAACAGATAGTATTTATACAGAATTATCAGATGCCAAACAATTTGTTATAGAAACTCAAGTAGACTCATTAGCTATATCTATAGGTACTGCACATGGATTTTATAATGGTGAACCAAAAATTAATTTCGGAAGATTAAACGAAATCAGAGAAAACATAAGTACACCGTTAGTATTGCATGGCGGATCTTCATCAGGTGATTACAATTTAGAAAGATGCGCTACTGGGGGAATGAGTAAGATTAATATTTTTACAGATTTTCTAACATCAGCAATGAATGAAATAGAGAAGTGTCAACCTACTGACTATATTCAATTAAAAAAAGAAGCAAACCATGCAATGAGCCAGACGTTAGAGCATTATTTTGATGTGTTTCATACAATGGAGGTATCTATATGA
- a CDS encoding PTS sugar transporter subunit IIB: MKKLLIMCGTGVATSTIVTNKVKDWLKEKGYTDIKLYQSKIADEVNKIDDYDVVISTTVVPENIKDKVIMGIPLLTGVGTEAMFEEIDRQINS; the protein is encoded by the coding sequence ATGAAAAAATTATTAATTATGTGTGGAACTGGAGTAGCAACGTCAACAATAGTAACAAATAAAGTAAAAGATTGGTTAAAAGAAAAAGGTTATACAGACATAAAACTTTATCAATCAAAGATAGCTGATGAGGTTAATAAAATAGATGATTATGATGTTGTTATTAGTACAACGGTTGTTCCAGAGAATATTAAAGATAAAGTGATTATGGGAATACCTCTACTTACCGGAGTTGGCACAGAAGCAATGTTTGAGGAAATAGATAGACAAATTAATTCATAG
- a CDS encoding PTS galactitol transporter subunit IIC, translating into MLNALQWFVDLGSIVVLPILILIFGIILGTKPGKAFTSALMVGVGFVGLNLVIDLLGGSLGPAAQQMVERFGLNLTTIDVGWPAAAAISYGTVLGSLAIPIGVGLNILLIVLGLTKTLNVDIWNIWHAAFVSSLVYALTGNFAIGIFATVIYIMMMLLFGDILGPVINKFYGFPNITFPHGTAAPGFIFAIPLNWLFDRTPGLKNWKADPETIQKKFGVFGDSTVMGFMIGLVMGLLAGYDVAGVGQLAVKTSAVMVLMPKMVALLMEGLTPISESANTFVQKKFPGRELYIGMDAALSVGHPAVLSSSLLLVPITILLAVILPGNTTLPFGDLATIPFLICLMAAVFGGNIIRTVIGGSIYMVTILYVTSWVAPLVTSSAKAANFDLQGNSMITALAEGGLWTTWMYVGLTKLLSWGGLAIIGVIVLAGLIYVNKVLPKKKGEMV; encoded by the coding sequence ATGTTAAACGCATTACAATGGTTTGTTGATTTAGGTTCAATAGTTGTTTTACCTATTTTAATTTTAATTTTCGGTATTATTCTAGGGACTAAACCAGGCAAAGCTTTTACTTCTGCGTTGATGGTAGGGGTAGGATTTGTAGGATTAAATTTAGTAATTGATTTACTTGGAGGCAGCTTAGGGCCAGCAGCACAACAAATGGTTGAAAGATTTGGATTGAATTTAACTACTATTGATGTAGGGTGGCCAGCAGCAGCAGCAATTTCTTATGGAACGGTATTAGGAAGTTTAGCTATTCCAATTGGAGTGGGGTTAAATATTTTACTAATAGTTTTAGGACTGACTAAAACATTAAATGTTGATATTTGGAATATTTGGCATGCAGCGTTTGTTTCTTCTTTAGTATATGCTTTAACTGGAAATTTTGCGATTGGGATTTTCGCAACCGTTATCTATATAATGATGATGCTGTTATTTGGGGATATTTTGGGTCCAGTGATTAATAAATTTTATGGATTCCCAAACATAACTTTCCCACATGGAACAGCAGCGCCAGGTTTTATATTTGCGATTCCGTTGAACTGGTTATTTGATCGAACACCTGGTTTGAAAAATTGGAAAGCGGATCCAGAAACGATTCAAAAGAAATTTGGTGTTTTTGGAGATTCGACTGTCATGGGATTCATGATTGGATTAGTTATGGGTCTATTAGCTGGCTATGATGTTGCAGGAGTTGGGCAATTGGCAGTAAAAACGTCAGCAGTTATGGTATTAATGCCGAAAATGGTAGCGTTATTAATGGAAGGGTTAACACCTATCTCAGAATCTGCGAATACTTTTGTTCAAAAGAAATTCCCTGGAAGAGAGTTATATATAGGAATGGATGCAGCACTATCAGTAGGACATCCAGCAGTTTTATCATCTTCATTATTATTAGTTCCAATCACTATTTTATTAGCAGTAATTTTACCAGGTAATACAACATTGCCATTTGGTGATTTAGCAACTATTCCATTTTTAATTTGTTTAATGGCAGCAGTTTTTGGCGGAAATATTATTAGAACAGTTATTGGTGGTTCAATTTATATGGTGACTATCTTATATGTTACTTCATGGGTAGCACCATTAGTAACAAGTTCTGCAAAAGCAGCGAATTTTGATTTACAAGGTAATTCTATGATTACAGCATTAGCTGAAGGTGGATTATGGACAACTTGGATGTATGTTGGATTAACAAAACTCCTAAGCTGGGGTGGCCTAGCAATCATTGGAGTAATAGTATTAGCCGGATTGATTTATGTAAATAAAGTATTGCCCAAAAAGAAAGGTGAGATGGTTTAG
- a CDS encoding PTS sugar transporter subunit IIA, whose product MLNKVEGMNKVFFDERIIVLNQEVSNREEGLEILSLLLQEKGLVTADFYENILKRESVYPTGLSINGYGVAIPHTDSEFVNKSQLGFLKLNKPVIFNEMGTLDNEVEVNMIFMLALKEAHEQLSMLQQLITMFQNEQVMESLLNVVEEEEFLLIMKQQILI is encoded by the coding sequence TTGCTTAACAAAGTAGAGGGGATGAATAAAGTGTTTTTTGATGAAAGGATAATAGTTTTAAATCAAGAAGTGAGTAATAGAGAAGAAGGATTAGAAATTTTATCTTTATTATTACAAGAAAAAGGATTAGTAACAGCAGATTTTTATGAAAATATTTTAAAAAGAGAATCCGTTTATCCTACAGGGTTATCAATAAATGGGTATGGAGTAGCTATTCCACATACTGATAGCGAGTTTGTTAATAAATCACAACTAGGTTTTTTAAAATTAAATAAACCAGTTATTTTTAATGAAATGGGAACATTAGATAATGAAGTAGAAGTAAACATGATTTTTATGTTGGCTTTAAAAGAAGCTCATGAGCAATTAAGTATGCTACAACAACTTATTACGATGTTTCAGAATGAACAAGTGATGGAAAGTTTATTGAATGTAGTGGAAGAAGAAGAATTTTTATTAATTATGAAACAACAAATCTTAATATAA
- a CDS encoding BglG family transcription antiterminator, translating into MLKKREKKLLHLLIKQNDFQPASFFKDQLSVSTKTIYGDLDNIDFLFKSLHIEAKLIKKPRKGIKLELNEEDISKLNQLALYKVSWIENAYTTENRKLSILGYELFSEEKNTYSQYAEKFYVSAQTIKNDIDEIVSYFKNKQVNIYDLEQADESVIQNIAINYIKNFQKDDIWSIDKLNFIFDDQLIRKVEFYIEDIISVNKLTLSNYMKESLKISLLVFISRVRLGYHLEEKKKMMFSEIQTMELYMSSLSLIEKINNDLGIFFSTDDTYYLSSSLFSHGIQPFSINNNADEYFRHQVISMISQMNYWLKVDLSTDDLLIKSLISHIVPMIHRLKTGVYIRNPLLQNIKKQYSTMYSLVQYATVGLEESLDVSLPEDEIGFLTIHFQLAYEKIEITKHVLIVCSFGFVTSELILNRIERNISNRIILEVSDERALKSYDLEQIDLIISTVSLDREVSSNVPVIFVSPLPSNEEISSITSRISTIDQFEQNFSSESNLNKDLLITYSDNQYVYLRKNFDNKEEILTFLSNELENADKVTNSFRETLFQREINGSTEMDIGVAFPHADPRTVKETKIVFLTLAKPIKWNMLDIQIVCLVLISEDDMGQAKNIIATLYDLFKNQKKLNQLIESKCKKEFKDCLTK; encoded by the coding sequence ATGTTAAAAAAAAGGGAGAAGAAGTTATTACACTTATTAATAAAACAAAATGATTTTCAACCTGCATCTTTTTTTAAGGATCAGTTGTCTGTATCGACTAAAACAATATATGGTGATTTAGATAATATAGACTTTCTTTTTAAATCTTTACATATAGAAGCAAAGTTGATAAAGAAACCAAGAAAAGGTATTAAATTAGAATTAAATGAAGAAGATATTTCGAAATTAAATCAATTAGCACTCTATAAAGTTAGTTGGATAGAAAATGCTTATACAACGGAAAATAGGAAACTATCTATTCTAGGTTATGAGTTGTTTTCTGAGGAAAAGAATACTTATTCTCAGTATGCTGAAAAATTTTATGTCAGTGCTCAGACAATTAAAAATGATATAGATGAAATCGTAAGTTATTTTAAAAATAAACAGGTCAATATCTATGATTTAGAACAAGCGGATGAATCGGTGATACAAAATATTGCTATAAACTATATTAAGAATTTTCAAAAAGATGATATATGGTCTATAGACAAGCTAAATTTTATATTTGATGATCAGTTAATACGAAAAGTTGAATTCTATATTGAAGATATTATCTCAGTTAATAAGCTAACTCTTAGTAATTACATGAAAGAATCCTTAAAAATATCTCTTTTAGTATTTATTTCTAGAGTTAGATTAGGGTATCACTTGGAAGAGAAAAAGAAAATGATGTTTTCTGAAATACAAACGATGGAATTATATATGAGTAGCTTATCTTTAATAGAAAAGATTAATAACGATTTAGGAATATTTTTTAGCACTGATGATACGTACTATTTAAGCTCTAGTTTATTTTCTCATGGTATACAACCATTCTCTATTAACAATAACGCTGATGAATATTTTAGACATCAAGTGATTTCAATGATAAGCCAAATGAACTATTGGCTAAAGGTAGATTTATCTACAGATGATTTATTAATTAAGTCTTTAATATCTCATATTGTTCCTATGATACACAGGTTAAAAACTGGCGTATATATAAGAAATCCATTGTTACAAAATATAAAAAAGCAGTATTCAACAATGTATAGCTTAGTCCAATATGCAACGGTTGGGCTCGAAGAATCACTTGATGTGAGTTTACCTGAGGATGAAATCGGTTTTTTAACTATTCATTTTCAGCTAGCATATGAAAAAATAGAAATCACAAAACATGTACTGATAGTTTGTTCCTTTGGTTTTGTAACATCTGAGTTGATTTTAAATAGAATTGAGAGAAATATTTCAAATAGGATTATTTTAGAAGTTTCTGATGAGAGAGCGCTTAAGTCATATGATTTAGAACAAATAGATTTAATTATATCTACTGTTTCGTTGGATAGAGAAGTATCAAGTAATGTACCAGTTATTTTCGTATCACCGTTACCTTCAAATGAAGAAATATCAAGTATTACTTCAAGAATTTCAACAATTGATCAATTTGAACAAAATTTTTCGTCAGAAAGTAATTTAAATAAAGATTTATTGATAACTTATTCAGATAATCAGTATGTATATCTAAGAAAGAATTTTGATAACAAGGAAGAGATTTTGACTTTTCTTTCTAATGAATTAGAAAATGCTGATAAGGTAACTAATAGTTTTAGAGAAACATTATTTCAAAGGGAGATAAACGGAAGTACTGAGATGGATATAGGAGTAGCATTTCCTCACGCAGACCCTCGAACTGTTAAGGAAACTAAAATAGTATTTTTAACGCTAGCGAAACCTATCAAATGGAATATGTTGGATATACAAATTGTGTGTTTGGTTTTAATATCAGAAGACGATATGGGACAGGCTAAAAATATTATTGCTACGCTTTATGATTTGTTTAAAAATCAAAAAAAATTAAATCAATTAATAGAATCTAAATGTAAGAAGGAATTTAAAGATTGCTTAACAAAGTAG
- a CDS encoding LURP-one-related/scramblase family protein, whose product MRQLFMLKDDYTNENKKEIITRNGDKIYTIECFEDDGLTCYKVYDDRREEFVRVERHIGSTLPCLDVVVGERIIFTVAQSDSISKMSFQITSDGLEVHDDWWSMDFDVMSGYRKVSKVRNRWTALGDAYEITVFEKSNEAETIGLMLALDSVKKVEAKVKTLK is encoded by the coding sequence ATGCGTCAACTATTTATGTTAAAAGATGATTATACTAATGAAAACAAGAAGGAAATTATCACTAGAAACGGGGATAAAATTTATACCATTGAGTGTTTTGAAGACGATGGATTGACTTGTTATAAGGTTTATGATGATAGACGAGAAGAATTTGTGCGTGTGGAAAGACACATTGGGTCAACATTACCTTGCTTAGATGTGGTCGTTGGTGAACGCATTATATTTACAGTCGCACAATCAGATTCAATTTCTAAAATGTCTTTTCAGATAACTAGTGATGGTTTAGAAGTGCATGACGATTGGTGGTCAATGGACTTCGATGTGATGTCAGGTTATCGTAAGGTGTCTAAAGTGCGAAACAGATGGACCGCTTTAGGTGATGCTTATGAAATTACTGTTTTTGAAAAATCCAATGAGGCTGAAACAATCGGATTAATGCTAGCATTAGATTCAGTCAAAAAAGTAGAAGCCAAAGTGAAGACACTAAAATAA